A window of Halomonas sp. H10-9-1 contains these coding sequences:
- the glmU gene encoding bifunctional UDP-N-acetylglucosamine diphosphorylase/glucosamine-1-phosphate N-acetyltransferase GlmU, with product MTLDVVILAAGQGTRMRSTLPKVLHRLAGKPMVRHVIETAAGLHAERTHVVVGHGAEKVREALADCRVHFALQAEQKGTGHAVAQALEGLGNGRVLVLYGDVPLIHRATLERLLEGVDDDHLGLLTVTLDDPSGYGRILRNAEGEAVAIVEHKDASESERAVRECNTGIMAMTASQLRRWLPRLSADNAQGEYYLTDIIAMAAAEGVRVVTAQPADPVEVEGVNNRLQMARLERAHQQAIAERLMTEGVALADPARLDVRGSLHCGHDVKIDVGCVFEGDVELGEGVRIGPHCVIRDSHIGAESVIEPHSVIEGSVIAGRATIGPFARLRPGSRLAVGAKVGNFVETKNVEVGEGSKINHLSYVGDARLGRGVNVGAGTITCNYDGANKHRTEIGDDAFIGSNSALVAPVSIGRGATVGAGSTVAKDVPDNALAVTRARQVSKAEWPRPRKQDD from the coding sequence ATGACACTTGACGTCGTGATACTGGCCGCCGGGCAGGGCACCCGGATGCGCTCGACCCTGCCCAAGGTGCTGCACCGCCTGGCCGGCAAGCCGATGGTGCGCCATGTGATAGAAACCGCCGCAGGCCTACATGCCGAGCGTACCCATGTGGTGGTGGGCCATGGTGCCGAGAAGGTGCGCGAGGCGCTGGCCGACTGCCGGGTGCACTTCGCGCTGCAGGCCGAGCAGAAGGGCACCGGCCATGCCGTGGCCCAGGCCCTGGAGGGGCTCGGCAACGGCCGTGTGCTGGTGCTCTACGGCGACGTGCCGCTCATCCATCGGGCGACCCTCGAGCGGCTGCTGGAGGGTGTCGATGATGACCACCTGGGGCTTCTCACCGTGACCCTCGACGACCCCAGCGGCTATGGGCGCATCCTGCGCAACGCCGAGGGGGAGGCGGTGGCCATCGTCGAGCACAAGGATGCCAGCGAGAGCGAGCGGGCGGTGCGCGAGTGCAATACCGGTATCATGGCGATGACCGCCAGCCAGCTGCGCCGCTGGCTGCCGAGGCTCTCCGCCGACAATGCCCAGGGCGAGTACTATCTCACCGATATCATCGCCATGGCCGCCGCCGAGGGGGTCAGGGTGGTCACCGCCCAGCCGGCCGACCCGGTCGAGGTGGAGGGCGTCAACAACCGCCTGCAGATGGCGCGCCTCGAGCGGGCCCACCAGCAGGCCATCGCCGAGCGGCTGATGACCGAGGGCGTGGCGCTCGCCGACCCAGCGCGTCTCGACGTACGTGGGTCCCTGCACTGTGGTCACGACGTCAAGATCGACGTGGGCTGTGTCTTCGAGGGGGACGTGGAGCTCGGCGAAGGGGTGCGTATCGGCCCTCACTGCGTGATCCGCGACAGCCATATCGGCGCCGAGAGCGTGATCGAGCCCCATAGCGTCATCGAGGGTTCGGTGATCGCCGGACGCGCTACCATCGGGCCCTTCGCGCGGCTGCGTCCCGGTTCGCGCCTGGCGGTGGGGGCCAAGGTGGGCAACTTCGTCGAGACCAAGAACGTCGAGGTGGGCGAGGGCAGCAAGATCAACCACCTGAGCTACGTGGGCGATGCCCGCCTGGGGCGGGGCGTCAACGTGGGTGCCGGCACCATCACCTGTAACTACGACGGCGCCAACAAGCACCGTACCGAGATCGGCGACGATGCCTTCATCGGCTCCAACAGCGCCCTGGTGGCGCCGGTGAGCATCGGACGTGGCGCCACGGTGGGGGCCGGCTCCACCGTGGCCAAGGATGTGCCCGACAACGCCCTGGCGGTAACCCGGGCACGCCAGGTCAGCAAGGCCGAGTGGCCGCGACCCCGTAAGCAGGACGACTGA
- a CDS encoding FAD:protein FMN transferase, translating to MTRRPLLWPLLLLLLALAACSERDRPLDSPVRLEGAIFGSFYQVTLVDALTQAEVNALEEGILAELEAVDASMSIYRDDSELTAFNQAPTGEWQPLSDELVEVLAIGRSVAEASGGAFDMTVGGLVNLWSFGAEARPREIPAAGELAERLAQIGTDALELDEQRREARRTREVTVDLGGVAKGHATDRVAAFLDREGIEHYLVNLGGDLLASGYRDGAEEPWRIGIEAPLEDRQQARHLLPLHDVSVATSGDYRNYFEENGRRYSHTLDPRNGRPITHRLASVSVFHASNAWADAWATALMVLGEEAGMALARERQLSALMIIREDDGWTSRVTPAFVERFGQARVEELGLEAMAGVRPQPHGQQDQE from the coding sequence GTGACCCGACGCCCGTTGCTGTGGCCCTTGTTACTGCTGCTGCTTGCGCTGGCGGCCTGCTCCGAGCGTGACCGGCCGCTCGATTCGCCGGTACGCCTCGAGGGCGCCATCTTCGGCAGCTTCTATCAGGTCACCCTCGTCGATGCCCTGACCCAGGCCGAGGTCAATGCCCTGGAAGAGGGGATCCTCGCCGAGCTGGAGGCCGTCGATGCGAGCATGTCGATCTACCGTGATGACTCCGAGCTCACGGCCTTCAACCAGGCCCCGACGGGGGAGTGGCAGCCCCTCTCCGACGAGCTGGTCGAGGTGCTGGCCATCGGTCGCTCGGTGGCCGAGGCCAGCGGCGGCGCCTTCGACATGACGGTCGGCGGGCTGGTCAACCTGTGGAGCTTCGGCGCGGAGGCGCGTCCCAGGGAGATCCCCGCCGCCGGTGAGCTGGCCGAGCGACTGGCGCAGATCGGCACGGATGCCCTGGAGCTCGACGAGCAGCGCCGCGAGGCCAGGCGAACGCGGGAGGTGACCGTCGACCTGGGCGGGGTGGCCAAGGGGCACGCCACCGACCGGGTAGCCGCCTTCCTGGACCGCGAGGGCATCGAGCACTACCTGGTGAACCTTGGCGGTGACCTGCTCGCCAGCGGCTACCGCGACGGCGCTGAGGAGCCCTGGCGCATCGGCATCGAGGCCCCCCTGGAGGATCGCCAGCAGGCGCGGCACCTGCTGCCGCTGCACGATGTCTCGGTGGCCACCTCCGGCGACTACCGCAACTACTTCGAGGAGAACGGGCGGCGCTACTCCCACACCCTGGACCCGCGCAACGGGCGGCCGATCACCCATCGGCTCGCCTCGGTGAGCGTCTTCCACGCCTCCAACGCCTGGGCGGATGCCTGGGCCACGGCGCTGATGGTACTGGGCGAGGAGGCGGGCATGGCACTGGCCCGGGAGCGCCAGCTGAGTGCGCTGATGATCATACGCGAGGACGACGGCTGGACGAGCCGGGTCACCCCCGCCTTCGTCGAGCGGTTCGGCCAGGCGCGGGTGGAGGAGCTCGGCCTCGAGGCCATGGCCGGCGTCCGCCCGCAGCCACATGGACAACAGGATCAGGAGTGA
- a CDS encoding undecaprenyl-diphosphate phosphatase, producing the protein MDWLQVVVLSIVQGLTEFLPISSSAHLILVPALTDWGDQGLAFDVALHIGSLAAVVLYFRQELVRMALSWGGSLAGRGADPDARLAWWVVLATIPVCLVGLAFHDPIAEGMRSPLIIAFGLIAFGLLLAYADLRQRGSRDEYQLTLRDALLIGLAQALALIPGTSRSGITITAALLLGMSREGAARFSFLMSIPVIVLAGGMEVSGLIRDATQVDWFTLTVGALLSGISAYLCIHYFLAFIKRVGMQPFVIYRLLLGIWLLWLFW; encoded by the coding sequence ATGGATTGGCTTCAGGTCGTCGTACTCTCCATCGTCCAGGGACTCACCGAGTTCCTGCCGATCTCCAGTTCCGCTCACCTGATCCTGGTGCCGGCGCTTACCGACTGGGGCGACCAGGGCCTGGCCTTCGACGTTGCGCTGCATATCGGCAGCCTGGCCGCGGTGGTGCTCTACTTCCGCCAGGAGCTGGTACGCATGGCGCTGAGCTGGGGAGGTTCCCTGGCGGGGCGCGGGGCGGATCCGGACGCCCGCCTGGCCTGGTGGGTGGTACTGGCGACGATCCCGGTGTGCCTGGTGGGCCTGGCCTTCCACGATCCCATCGCGGAAGGCATGCGCTCGCCGCTGATCATCGCCTTCGGCCTGATTGCCTTCGGGCTGCTGCTGGCCTATGCAGACCTGCGCCAGCGTGGCAGCCGCGACGAGTATCAGCTGACCCTGCGCGATGCCCTGCTGATCGGGCTGGCCCAGGCACTGGCGTTGATCCCCGGCACCTCGCGCTCGGGCATCACCATCACCGCGGCGCTGTTGCTGGGCATGAGCCGGGAAGGCGCGGCGCGCTTCTCGTTCCTGATGTCGATCCCGGTGATCGTGCTGGCCGGTGGCATGGAGGTTAGCGGGCTGATCCGCGACGCGACCCAGGTGGACTGGTTTACTCTGACGGTGGGAGCCCTGCTTTCGGGGATCAGCGCCTATCTCTGCATCCACTACTTCCTGGCATTCATCAAGCGGGTCGGCATGCAGCCCTTCGTGATCTATCGGCTGCTTCTCGGTATCTGGCTGCTGTGGCTATTCTGGTAA
- the mgtE gene encoding magnesium transporter gives MSISESLNTHRLALCQALDEEDGERLDALLPELRSADIAEILEAILKEQADPPRALALLGRLPLERRASVLGHLPGDAQLVLAEALSDERLLAILEEMGSDERADLFNLLDEDRRQRLLRRMARHEREELKRLASYAEGTAGAIMTADYVAIPSGMTVSQAMMRVRQTAPDAETVYQLYIVDAQGRLAGTLSLRQLMVAPPGERIDALMIRDVIHVPVDETQEAVARIVARYDLLALPVVDADTRLVGIVTHDDAMDVVESEATEDIHKGMSIGTLEDGVSRVPLWSLYRKRVTWLVLLVFANLFSGAGIAYFEQIIAAQVALVFFLPLLIGSGGNAGAQAATLMVRGMATGDVGIKDWSKLLGRELLVAGSLGLTMALAVAPIGVMRGGEALALVVAMSMVTIVLFGSLLGMCLPFLLDRLGWDPATASAPLVTTLIDASGVLIYFGIATALLSAA, from the coding sequence ATGTCAATCAGCGAGAGCCTGAACACGCACCGGCTCGCACTCTGCCAGGCCCTCGACGAGGAGGATGGCGAACGCCTCGATGCCCTGCTGCCCGAGCTGCGTTCGGCGGATATTGCCGAGATTCTCGAGGCGATCCTCAAGGAGCAGGCCGACCCGCCCCGGGCCCTTGCCCTGCTGGGACGCCTGCCATTGGAGCGTCGCGCCAGCGTGCTCGGGCATCTGCCCGGTGATGCTCAGCTGGTGCTCGCCGAGGCGCTCAGTGATGAGCGCCTGCTGGCGATCCTCGAGGAGATGGGGTCCGACGAGCGTGCCGATCTCTTCAACCTGCTCGACGAGGATCGCCGCCAGCGGCTGTTGCGACGGATGGCACGCCACGAACGCGAGGAGCTCAAGCGCCTGGCCAGCTACGCAGAGGGCACCGCTGGGGCGATCATGACCGCGGATTATGTGGCCATCCCCAGTGGCATGACGGTCTCCCAGGCGATGATGCGGGTGCGCCAGACGGCCCCCGATGCCGAGACGGTCTACCAGCTTTATATCGTCGACGCCCAGGGGCGGCTGGCCGGCACGCTGTCGCTGCGCCAACTGATGGTGGCTCCCCCCGGGGAGCGTATCGACGCGCTGATGATCCGTGACGTCATCCACGTTCCGGTGGACGAGACCCAGGAGGCGGTGGCGCGCATCGTCGCTCGCTATGACCTGCTGGCGCTGCCGGTGGTGGATGCCGACACGCGGCTGGTGGGCATCGTCACCCACGACGATGCCATGGACGTGGTCGAGTCCGAGGCCACCGAGGATATCCACAAGGGGATGTCGATCGGCACGCTGGAGGACGGGGTCAGCCGGGTGCCGCTGTGGAGCCTGTACCGCAAGCGGGTGACCTGGCTGGTGCTGCTGGTGTTCGCTAACCTTTTCTCGGGGGCGGGCATCGCCTACTTCGAGCAGATCATCGCCGCCCAGGTGGCGTTGGTGTTCTTCCTGCCGCTGCTGATCGGCAGCGGCGGCAACGCCGGTGCCCAGGCCGCCACCCTGATGGTACGCGGCATGGCCACCGGAGACGTGGGGATCAAGGACTGGAGCAAGCTGCTGGGGCGCGAGCTGCTGGTGGCCGGCTCCCTGGGGCTGACCATGGCCCTGGCGGTGGCACCCATCGGGGTCATGCGCGGCGGCGAGGCGCTGGCCCTGGTGGTGGCCATGAGCATGGTCACCATCGTGCTGTTCGGCAGCTTGCTCGGCATGTGCCTGCCCTTCCTGCTCGATCGCCTGGGCTGGGATCCGGCCACCGCCTCGGCGCCACTGGTGACTACCCTGATCGACGCCTCGGGAGTGCTGATCTACTTCGGCATCGCCACGGCGCTCCTTTCCGCGGCATGA
- a CDS encoding F0F1 ATP synthase subunit epsilon has translation MTKSFKCEIVSAEEGVFSGQIERIIANGRMGELGILPGHAPLLTELKPGPVRVLHDGGQEESYYVSGGFLEVQPDVVTILADSATRAHDLDEAAAEEARQHALKSLNDKSAELDYTRASAELAEAVAQLRTIQQLRKKAGKG, from the coding sequence ATGACGAAGAGCTTCAAGTGCGAGATCGTCAGTGCCGAAGAGGGAGTCTTCTCCGGCCAGATCGAGCGGATCATCGCCAACGGGCGTATGGGCGAGCTGGGTATCCTGCCCGGCCACGCCCCGCTGCTGACCGAGCTCAAGCCGGGACCGGTGCGCGTGCTTCATGATGGCGGCCAGGAAGAGAGCTACTACGTTTCGGGGGGCTTCCTGGAAGTCCAGCCGGACGTGGTGACCATCCTGGCCGACTCGGCCACCCGTGCCCATGACCTCGATGAGGCGGCGGCCGAAGAGGCACGTCAGCATGCGCTGAAGAGCCTCAACGACAAGTCCGCCGAGTTGGACTACACCCGTGCATCGGCCGAGCTGGCCGAGGCCGTGGCCCAACTGCGCACGATCCAGCAACTGCGCAAGAAGGCCGGCAAGGGCTGA
- the atpD gene encoding F0F1 ATP synthase subunit beta — protein MSGRIVQIIGAVIDVEFPRDNVPKVYDALKVSNVETVLETQQQLGDGVVRTIAMGSTEGLKRGMDVTNTGAAISVPVGKETLGRIMNVLGEPIDEAGEIGEQERMPIHRSAPGYADQAASNELLETGIKVIDLVCPFAKGGKVGLFGGAGVGKTVNMMELIRNIATEHSGYSVFAGVGERTREGNDFYHEMTESNVIDKVSLVYGQMNEPPGNRLRVALTGLTIAEKFRDEGRDVLLFVDNIYRYTLAGTEVSALLGRMPSAVGYQPTLAEEMGVLQERITSTKTGSITSVQAVYVPADDLTDPSPATTFSHLDATVVLARSIAELGIYPAIDPLDSTSRQLDPLVVGEEHYKTARGVQNVLQRYKELKDIIAILGMDELSDEDKLAVSRARKIQRFLSQPFFVAEVFTGSPGKYVSLKDTIRGFQGILDGEYDELPEQAFYMVGTIDEAVEKANQMK, from the coding sequence ATGAGCGGACGTATCGTACAAATCATCGGCGCGGTGATTGACGTAGAGTTTCCGCGGGACAATGTTCCCAAGGTCTACGACGCGCTGAAGGTCTCGAATGTCGAGACCGTGCTCGAGACCCAGCAGCAGCTGGGTGATGGCGTGGTGCGTACCATCGCCATGGGCTCCACCGAGGGGCTCAAGCGTGGCATGGACGTCACCAACACCGGTGCGGCCATCTCCGTGCCGGTGGGCAAGGAGACGCTGGGTCGCATCATGAACGTGCTCGGCGAGCCCATCGACGAGGCGGGCGAGATCGGCGAGCAAGAGCGCATGCCGATTCACCGTAGTGCGCCGGGCTATGCCGACCAGGCGGCCTCCAACGAGCTGCTCGAGACCGGCATCAAGGTCATCGACCTGGTCTGCCCGTTCGCCAAGGGCGGCAAGGTCGGCCTGTTCGGCGGCGCCGGTGTGGGCAAGACCGTCAACATGATGGAACTGATCCGCAACATCGCGACCGAGCACAGCGGTTACTCGGTGTTTGCCGGTGTCGGTGAGCGTACCCGTGAGGGTAACGACTTCTATCACGAGATGACCGAATCCAACGTTATCGACAAGGTATCGCTGGTCTACGGTCAGATGAACGAGCCGCCCGGGAACCGCCTGCGCGTGGCCCTGACCGGCCTGACCATCGCCGAGAAGTTCCGCGATGAAGGCCGTGACGTGCTGCTGTTCGTCGACAACATCTACCGTTATACCCTGGCCGGGACCGAGGTTTCCGCCCTGCTGGGCCGGATGCCCTCCGCGGTGGGTTACCAGCCGACCCTGGCCGAGGAGATGGGTGTGCTCCAGGAGCGCATCACCTCCACCAAGACCGGCTCGATCACCTCCGTGCAGGCCGTCTACGTGCCCGCGGATGACCTGACCGACCCGTCTCCGGCGACCACCTTCTCGCACCTGGATGCCACCGTGGTACTGGCGCGTTCGATCGCCGAGCTGGGGATCTATCCGGCCATCGACCCGCTGGACTCCACCTCCCGCCAGCTCGATCCGCTGGTGGTCGGCGAGGAGCACTACAAGACCGCTCGCGGCGTGCAGAACGTGCTGCAGCGCTACAAGGAGCTCAAGGACATCATCGCGATCCTGGGCATGGACGAGCTTTCCGACGAGGACAAGCTGGCCGTGTCACGGGCGCGTAAGATCCAGCGCTTCCTGTCGCAGCCGTTCTTCGTCGCCGAGGTGTTCACCGGCTCGCCCGGCAAGTATGTGTCCCTCAAGGACACCATCCGCGGCTTCCAGGGCATCCTCGACGGCGAGTATGACGAGCTGCCGGAGCAGGCCTTCTATATGGTCGGCACCATCGACGAGGCCGTCGAGAAAGCCAACCAGATGAAGTAA
- the atpG gene encoding F0F1 ATP synthase subunit gamma → MAAAKEIRTQIGSIKNTQKITSAMEMVAASKMRKAQDLMKSSQPYARQIRNVVAHVADANPEYRHPWMVERKVERVGYIVVSTDRGLCGGLNVNLFKAVIKDAKEWRDQGAELDFCALGSKAGSFFKSYGGNLVAAKSGLGEAPEVEALIGSVKVMLDAYDEGRLDRLCVVYNEFVNTMTQKPVVRQLLPLSPDMGSDSNDEEDKRPGSWDYLYEPDAKALLDSLLVRFVESQVYQAVVENGACEQAARMIAMKSATDNAGNLIDDLELVYNKARQAAITQEISEIVGGAAAV, encoded by the coding sequence ATGGCAGCTGCAAAAGAGATACGCACCCAGATCGGGAGCATCAAGAACACGCAGAAGATCACCAGCGCCATGGAAATGGTCGCGGCGTCGAAGATGCGCAAGGCCCAGGACCTGATGAAGTCCAGCCAGCCCTACGCGCGCCAGATTCGCAACGTGGTCGCGCATGTCGCCGATGCCAACCCGGAGTACCGTCATCCCTGGATGGTCGAGCGCAAGGTAGAGCGCGTCGGTTACATCGTGGTGTCCACCGACCGCGGCCTGTGTGGCGGCCTGAACGTCAACCTGTTCAAGGCCGTGATCAAGGATGCCAAGGAGTGGCGCGACCAGGGGGCCGAGCTGGATTTCTGTGCCCTGGGCAGCAAGGCCGGCAGTTTCTTCAAGAGCTACGGGGGTAACCTCGTCGCCGCGAAGAGCGGCCTGGGCGAAGCGCCCGAGGTCGAGGCCCTGATCGGCAGCGTGAAGGTGATGCTGGATGCCTATGACGAGGGCCGGCTGGACCGCTTGTGCGTGGTGTACAACGAGTTCGTCAACACCATGACCCAGAAGCCGGTGGTCCGTCAGCTGTTGCCCCTGTCACCCGATATGGGCTCGGATTCGAACGACGAAGAAGACAAGCGTCCCGGTAGCTGGGACTACCTGTATGAGCCGGATGCCAAGGCGCTGCTGGACAGCCTGCTGGTGCGATTCGTCGAATCGCAGGTGTACCAGGCGGTGGTCGAGAACGGGGCCTGCGAGCAGGCCGCGCGGATGATCGCCATGAAGAGTGCCACCGACAACGCGGGCAATCTGATCGACGACCTGGAGCTGGTGTACAACAAGGCCCGTCAGGCGGCCATTACCCAGGAAATCTCCGAGATCGTCGGTGGTGCCGCGGCCGTATAA
- the atpA gene encoding F0F1 ATP synthase subunit alpha: MQQLNPSEISDIIKQRIEKLDVASEARNQGTIVSVSDGIVKVHGLEDAMFGEMIEFPGSIFGMVLNLERDSVGAVVLGDYLQLEEGMTAQCTGRILEVPVGPELCGRVVDALGNPIDGKGDINAKLTDAVEKVAPGVITRQSVDEPIQTGFKSIDAMVPIGRGQRELIIGDRQIGKSAIAIDAIINQKGTGVTCVYVAIGQKQSTIANVVRKLEEHGAMEHTIVVAAGAADPAPMQFLAAYSGCTMGEYFRDRGENALIVYDDLSKQAVAYRQVSLLLRRPPGREAYPGDVFYLHSRLLERAARVNADYVEKFTNGEVKGKTGSLTALPIIETQGGDVSAFVPTNVISITDGQIFLETDLFNSGIRPAINAGLSVSRVGGSAQTKIIKKLGGSVRLALAQYRELAAFAQFASDLDEATRKQLEHGQRVTELMKQNQYSPMSVAEMALSLYAANEGYLEEVEVSKILDFERALRDFMKAEYAELLDKINQTGDYNSEIQDGLKEGLEKFKATQSW, translated from the coding sequence ATGCAGCAACTGAATCCTTCCGAGATCAGCGACATCATCAAGCAGCGTATCGAGAAGCTTGACGTCGCATCCGAAGCCCGCAATCAGGGCACCATCGTCAGCGTTTCCGACGGCATCGTGAAAGTGCACGGCCTCGAGGACGCGATGTTTGGTGAAATGATCGAGTTCCCCGGCAGCATCTTCGGCATGGTGCTCAACCTCGAGCGCGACTCCGTGGGCGCCGTGGTGCTGGGCGACTACCTGCAGCTCGAAGAGGGCATGACCGCCCAGTGTACCGGTCGTATCCTCGAGGTGCCGGTGGGCCCCGAGCTGTGCGGGCGCGTGGTCGATGCGCTGGGTAACCCCATCGACGGCAAGGGCGATATCAACGCCAAGCTGACCGACGCGGTAGAGAAGGTCGCCCCCGGCGTCATCACTCGTCAATCCGTTGACGAGCCGATCCAGACCGGCTTCAAGTCCATCGACGCCATGGTGCCGATCGGTCGTGGCCAGCGTGAGCTGATCATCGGCGACCGCCAGATCGGCAAGTCAGCCATCGCCATCGATGCCATCATCAACCAGAAAGGCACCGGCGTCACCTGTGTCTATGTGGCCATCGGTCAGAAGCAGTCGACCATCGCCAACGTGGTGCGCAAGCTCGAAGAGCATGGCGCCATGGAGCACACCATCGTGGTCGCCGCCGGCGCCGCCGATCCGGCCCCGATGCAGTTCCTCGCGGCCTACTCCGGTTGCACCATGGGCGAGTACTTCCGCGACCGCGGTGAAAACGCCCTGATCGTCTACGATGACCTCTCCAAGCAGGCCGTGGCCTATCGTCAGGTCTCCCTGCTGCTGCGCCGTCCGCCGGGCCGCGAAGCCTACCCGGGTGACGTCTTCTACCTCCACTCCCGCCTGCTGGAGCGTGCCGCGCGCGTCAACGCCGACTACGTCGAGAAGTTCACCAACGGCGAGGTGAAGGGCAAGACCGGCTCGCTGACCGCGCTGCCGATCATCGAGACCCAGGGGGGGGACGTCTCGGCATTCGTGCCGACCAACGTGATCTCCATCACCGATGGCCAGATCTTCCTCGAGACCGACCTGTTCAACTCGGGCATCCGTCCGGCCATCAACGCCGGCCTCTCGGTCTCCCGTGTCGGCGGCTCCGCCCAGACCAAGATCATCAAGAAGCTCGGCGGCAGCGTGCGTCTGGCCCTGGCCCAGTACCGCGAGCTGGCGGCCTTCGCCCAGTTCGCTTCCGACCTGGACGAGGCCACCCGCAAGCAGCTGGAGCACGGCCAGCGCGTGACCGAGCTGATGAAGCAGAACCAGTACTCGCCGATGTCCGTGGCCGAGATGGCGCTCTCCCTGTATGCCGCCAACGAGGGCTACCTGGAGGAGGTCGAGGTCAGCAAGATCCTGGACTTCGAGCGTGCCCTGCGCGACTTCATGAAGGCCGAGTACGCCGAGCTGCTCGACAAGATCAACCAGACCGGCGACTACAACAGCGAGATCCAGGATGGACTGAAAGAGGGTCTCGAGAAGTTCAAGGCCACTCAGAGCTGGTAA
- a CDS encoding F0F1 ATP synthase subunit delta codes for MAELSTVARPYAKAAFEYARDHQTLDTWSDWLNKLAIVVTSREALKLLSSPKLDVERKVALVVELAEVELDEAAARFLATLGEKGRLPALAAIREQFETLLADHEKRVDVSVVSAYKLTKAQQDKLAGALKQRLNREISITTQVDPELLGGVILRAGDTVIDGSVRGRLNRLSEALSA; via the coding sequence ATGGCGGAACTGTCTACCGTCGCCAGGCCCTATGCCAAGGCGGCGTTCGAGTACGCACGCGATCACCAGACGCTGGATACCTGGTCCGACTGGTTGAACAAGCTGGCCATCGTGGTAACGAGCCGCGAGGCGCTCAAGCTTCTCTCCAGCCCCAAGCTCGACGTCGAGCGCAAGGTGGCCCTGGTGGTCGAACTGGCGGAGGTCGAGCTCGATGAGGCGGCCGCCCGCTTCCTCGCCACTCTGGGTGAGAAGGGGCGCCTGCCGGCGCTGGCCGCGATCCGCGAACAGTTCGAGACGCTGCTCGCCGATCACGAGAAGCGCGTCGACGTTAGCGTGGTGTCGGCCTACAAGCTCACCAAGGCCCAGCAGGACAAGCTCGCCGGCGCGCTCAAGCAGCGCCTGAATCGCGAAATCTCCATTACCACTCAGGTGGATCCCGAGCTTCTCGGTGGTGTCATCCTGCGTGCCGGCGACACCGTCATCGACGGGTCGGTGCGTGGTCGATTGAACCGCCTCTCCGAAGCCCTTTCCGCCTGA
- a CDS encoding F0F1 ATP synthase subunit B — translation MNINMTLIGQTIAFAIFVWFCIKYVWPPVSNALAERQKKIADGLDAASRATRDLELAQERVEQTLRESKEQASQILEQANKRSSQMVEEAREQARVEGERIVASARAEIEQEVNRAKDELRAQVSRLAVTGAERVLEASIDEKAHRKLLDQLAAEL, via the coding sequence GTGAATATCAACATGACGCTGATCGGGCAGACGATCGCCTTCGCGATCTTTGTCTGGTTCTGCATAAAGTACGTGTGGCCGCCGGTCAGCAACGCGCTTGCCGAGCGCCAGAAGAAGATTGCCGATGGGCTGGATGCGGCCAGTCGTGCCACGCGCGACCTGGAGCTCGCCCAGGAGCGTGTCGAGCAGACGCTGCGCGAAAGCAAGGAGCAGGCTTCACAGATTCTCGAGCAGGCCAACAAGCGCTCCTCCCAGATGGTCGAGGAGGCCCGCGAGCAGGCCCGCGTCGAAGGTGAGCGTATCGTCGCCTCCGCCCGCGCCGAGATCGAGCAGGAAGTCAATCGTGCCAAGGACGAGCTGCGTGCCCAGGTGTCCCGCCTGGCGGTCACCGGCGCCGAGCGTGTCCTGGAAGCCTCCATCGACGAGAAGGCCCATCGCAAGCTGCTCGACCAGCTTGCTGCCGAACTGTGA
- the atpE gene encoding F0F1 ATP synthase subunit C: MELVYIAASLMIGLGALGTGIGFAILGGKLLESTARQPELGDQLQTKTFLMAGLLDAVPMIGVGIAMYLIFVVAG; this comes from the coding sequence ATGGAACTCGTCTATATCGCTGCCTCTCTCATGATCGGTCTGGGCGCGCTGGGTACCGGCATCGGCTTCGCCATCCTGGGTGGCAAGCTGCTCGAGTCTACCGCTCGCCAGCCGGAGCTGGGCGACCAGCTGCAGACCAAGACCTTCCTGATGGCCGGCCTGCTCGACGCCGTGCCGATGATCGGCGTGGGTATCGCGATGTACCTGATCTTCGTCGTTGCCGGTTGA